TCGAGCGACATGAAGACCCCGGCCCGCCAAGCGTCGTTAAACTTACGGGTGGCCTGGCTCCAGGCGTCGCGCACCTCGGCCTCGCCCGCGGGCACGCCGGCCTCGTCGCTGGCGGCGAGCAGGATCTCGTAGCGCTCGGGCAGCACCTGAGCGGCGTAGTTCGGCCCCTCGACCATCAAGGTTCCCCAGAAGTCAAAGGTCATCGCCTTCATGCTTCACCTCGCTTGAGCCCTGCGCGGCTTGCCGGGGCGGGGCCGCCCCGCCGCGCCTCGGGGCGGGCGCCCTTGGGGGTAAACACCGTCCGGCCGGTACGCGGGGACGTCCGGCACAGCGGTTTACCGAAGGCGACTTTGGACTATTTTACAACCCGAAGCGGGCGTAGATGGTGTCCACGTACCGCAGGTAGTGGGCGGGGTCGAAGGCCGCGGCCAGCTCCCCTGGGGTGAGCGGGTTCTCCGGGTCGGCGGCCAGCAGCTCGGCCAGTTCGCGCCCCTCCTCCCAGCACCTCATGGCGTTACGTTGCACCAGACGGTAGGCGCGGTCGCGCTCCAGGCCCTTTTCGATGAGCAGGTTCAGCACCCGCTGGCTGTAGACGAGGCCGCGGGTGAGCTCGAGGTTCTTTCGGATGCGGTCTTCGTGAACCGCCAGCCCCCGCAGCACCCGGGTGAGGCGGCGGGTGAGGTAGTGGGCCAGGGTGGTGCTGTCGGGTAGGATCACCCGCTCCACCGAGGAGTGGCTGATGTCGCGCTCGTGCCACAGGGCCACGTTCTCGAGCCCGGCCTGCAGGTTCGACTTGAGCAGGCGGGCGAGGCCGGAGACGTTCTCGAGGGCGACCGGGTTCTTCTTGTGGGGCATCGAGCTGGAGCCCGTCTGCCCCTCGCGGAAGGGCTCGGTGGTCTCGAGCACCTCGGTGCGCTGCAGGTGGCGCAGCTCCACGGCGACGCGCTCGAGGTTCGCCCCGTAGACCGCGAGCGCGGCCAGCACCTCGGCGTGGCGGTCGCGCGGGGCCACCTGGGTGCTCACCGGCTCGGGGACGAGGCCCAGACGCCCGGCCACGTGGGCCTCCACCTCGGGCGGGGTGTGGGCGTAGTTGCCCACCGAGCCGCTCACCACCGCGGTGGCGATGGCTTCCCGGGCGCGGCGGAGGCGTTCGCGGTCGCGCAGCGCCGCGGCGTAGAAGCTGAGGAAGCGCAGGCCGAAGGCGGTGGGCTCGGCGTGCACCCCGTGGGTGCGGCCCACGGCGGGGGTGTGCTTGTAGCGCACGGCGAGGTCGACGAGCGCCGCGAGAAGCTCTTCCAGCTCGGCCAGGATCAGGTCCAGGGCTTCGGCGAGCAGCCGGTTCTGGGCGGTGTCCACCACGTCGGAGCTGGTGAGGCCGTAGTGGAGGTAGCGCCGCACTGCGGCGTCGCCGCTGCGCTCCGCCAGGGCGCGCACGAAGGCGACCACGTCGTGGTGGGTCTCGGCCTCGATCGCCGCCACCCGCTCGCTGAACTCGGGTTCGAAGTCGCCGGCGGGCAGGGCCCGGGCCAGGCGCTCGGCCACGCCCGCGGGAACGGCCCCCAGGTCTTCCCAGGCCTCCAGGGCCAAGCGCTCGACCTCGGCCCAGACGCGGAAGCGGTGTTCGGGCGACCACAGGGCCGCCATCTCCGGGGTCTGGTAGCGCGCGATCATCGGCCCCAGCCTAGCACGCAGGCCGCCCTGTCGGCTGGACGACGTCGCCGCCGCGGCGGCGGGCGCAGGGTGGAGGGGAGGAGGAAGGACATGACCAACGCCACGACCCAAACCCACCGAACCGTACGCGGCCTGATCGCGGGCCTCGTCGCCGCCGTTCCCATGGGGGCGCTTACGATGATGCTCGGCCTTGCTGTCGGTATGGGGTTCTTCGAGCCCCTGCGCCTGATCGCCAGCGCGCTGCTGGGGGAAGCCGCCCTGGACGGCGTGTTCCCGGTGCTGCTCGGCCTGATGCTGCACATGGCGACCGGCGCGTTGCTGGGGGGCCTGTACGCCCGCACCGTGCGGCCCTCCGCCAGCACCCCCGCTGCGGGGATCGTCTACGGGCTGGGGGTCTGGGCGGCGGCCGCGCTGGTTCAGGGCGCCGCCGCTCCGCTGCTCGCCCAGAACCTGCCGGGCTGGATCTTTGCCCTGGCCCACGCCGCCTACGGCCTCTTGCTCGCCGCGCTGCTGCGGCGCTGAGTGGCGGGCGGCGGGGACCGGGGGGCTCAGTCCCCCGGTTCTTCTTGGTCGGGCGGCGGCCTGAGGGCGCGGTCCAGCGGCTCGGGCTCGGGTCCCTCGTCCTCGCCCAGGTCGGAGCGGAAGCGGCGGAGCGCCGGGGCCAGGCGGCTTTGGAAGCTGCCCACGGCGCGGTTGTAGGCGGTCACGCTCTTTTCGAGGCCCCGGCCCACGTCGGCGAGCGCTCCGGTGAGGGTGTCCAGGCGCTCGATCAGCACCCGCCCCGAGGCGGCGATGCGGCGGGCGTTTTCGCTGAGGGCTTGCTGCTGCCAGCCGTAGGCCACCGCCTTGAGCAGCGCTACCAGGGTGACCGGCCCCGCGGGCAGCACCTTCTGGGCGAGGGCGTCGTCGAGCAGGCGGCCGTCGGCTTCGAAGGCCGCGGCGAGCGCGGCTTCGCTGGGCACGAAGACGACGACCAGGTCGGGGGCGGGGTCGAAGGCCTTCCAGTAGGCCTTGGCGGCCAGTTCCTTGATGCGCGCCCGCAGCGCCCGGGCGTGTTCGTTCAGCCTGGCGGCGCGTTCGCCGTCGCTGGCGGTCTCGAGCGCGGCCAGGTAGGCGGTCAGGGGGGCCTTGGCGTCCACGGGCAGCACCGCCCCTCCGGGCAGCCGCACGACCAGGTCGGGCCGCCCCGCCGGGGTGTGCACCTGGACGTCGAAGTCCACGTGGGCCGCCATGCCCGCAAGCTCGACGACGCGTCGCAGCTGCAGCTCGCCCCACTGCCCGCGCGCGCTCGAGCTCCGGAGCGCCTGGCCCAGCGTCGTCGTCGCCTGCTCCAGCGTCCGCTGTTGCTCGGCGAGGCTGCGCAGCTGCTCGGCGAGGCGGCCGTAGGCGCCCTCGCGCTTCTCCTCCAGCGCCCGCACCTGCGCCTCCAGCCGCGCCAGATGCTCGCGCAGCGGACCTACGAGCCCGGCGAGCTCGGCCTTGTGGGTGCTCAGCCGGCCGCCCAGCTGGTCTTCCAGCCGCCCCAAGAGCTCGGCGCTGCGCTCGGCCAGGCTGCGGGCGCTCTGTTCCAGGTTGCGGTGGGAGAGGGCCACGAAGGCGTCGGCGAGCTCGCCTTTGGCCCCTTCGATCCAGGCGTTCTTGGCGCGCTCGGCCTCCAGTTCGGCGCGCGCGCGTTCGAGCTCGCGCACCAGGGACCGTTCGCGCCGCGCCCACGTCGCCCCGCGCCGGGCGGCCAGCGCCCCGGCGAGCGCCAGCCCCAGCAGGAAGGTGAGCAGAAGGTGCAGCGCGGTGTAAGCGGGCTCCACGCCCCCACCTTACCGGAAGGTAGTGTGGGCGACGGTGCCAAAGCGGGAACGGCGCTAGCCTGGGGGTGGAGGGAGAAACATGAAGATCACCGCAACGCAGGACGGACCGTACCTGGTGCCTACCGGCGGCAAGGCGCGCGTGAACGGCGAGGTGCTGGAAAAGGCGCAGGTGGCGCTCTGCCGCTGCGGCCACTCGCGGAACAAGCCCTTCTGCGACGGCAGCCACAAGGCGGCCGGCTTCTCCGCCCCGGCGGTGGAGATCGAGCTCGAGCTGGGCTGACCTGCGCGCGCCGGGCATACTGAGGGGGTGCGAAGGCTCACTCCCGAGGCCGTGCGCTTCCTCTCCGGCCCCGCCGCCCAGGCCGAGCTGGCGGCGCTGGCCGGGGAGCCGCTCGACCCCCTGGCCACCGTCGCCGCCCTGCGCAAGCGCTGGGGCGAGGACGAGGCCGCCTGGCTTTACGACCAGGCGCGGTTACGCCTTCGGGCGCGCGGCAAGTTTCCCGAAGCCGGGGCCCTGCTCTTCGAGGCCGAGGCGCTCGAGCAGGCGAGCGCCGGGCCGGTGGCTCGCTGGCGGGCGGAGCAGGTCTTCGGCCCCTACGAGCGGGTGGCCGACCTGGGCGCCGGGATCGGCGGCGACGCGCTGGCCCTCGCGGCGGCAGGCAAGCGGGTGCGGGCCGTCGAGCGCGACCCGGTGCGGGCCGCCATCCTCGAGCACAACGCCGCGGCGCTGGGGCTTGCGGACCGCATCGAGGTGGTGACGGGCGACTGGCGGGCGCTGGCGCTGGACGTGGACGCGGCCTTCGCCGACCCCGCGCGCCGCAGCGGGGGCCGCCGTACGGTCCGGCTCGAAGCGATGGAGCCGCCGATTCGGGACCTGGAGCGCCTCGCCCGAAGGCTGCCGGCCCTGGCCGTCAAGCTGGCCCCGGCGCTCGACAAGAGCGAACTTCCGCCCGGGGCGGGTCTCGGCTTCGTCTCGCTCGCGGGCGAGCTGAAGGAGGCGCTGGCCGGTTTCGGTGAGCTGGCGGCGCCCGAGCCCTGGGCGGTGGCCCTGCCCGCGGGCGTCCGGCTCCTTGGCCCCGAGGGCCCCGAGCGGACCGGCCCCGTCGGAAACTACCTCTACGAGCCCGACCCCGCGGTGATCCGCGCCGGTCTGGTGCGGCGGCTGGCGGCCGAGCTGGACGCCTGGCAGCTGGATGCGCAGGTGGCCTACCTGAGCGCGGACGAACCCCGCAGCACGCCGCTGGTGCGCGGCTGGCGGGTGCTCGAGCACGGTCCCTTCCGGCAGAAGACGGCGGCGGCCTGGCTGGCCGCCCACGGCGCCGGCGGGGTGGAGGTGAAGCGTCGCCGCAGTCCCGTCGAGCCCGCGGTGCTCGAGAAAAAGCTGAGGGCCGCCCTCGTTCCCGGCGGCCCGACCCTCACCCTCTTCCTCACCCGGATCGCGGGCCGCTCCTGGGCGGTCCTGGGCCGGCGGCCGTAGCTACTCGCCGGCCGCCCGGGCGATCTGCTGCGCCAGGCCCTGCTCGCGCTCGAGGAAGCCGGGGCTGTAGACGCGCACGGCCTCGCCGCCGCCGCGGTGGCCGCCGGTGGCCCAGACCAGGAAGTTTCCGGCCAGGGGGCCGTCTTCGATCTTGAAGACGAGGAAGTTGCCGCCCTCGCCCAGGATGCGGACCCCGCCCAGCTCCTCGGGCTGGATCGGCGGACCCTGAGCCCCGGGCTCGAGGTGGACCATCCAGGTCCCCGGGTCTTCGGGGTCAGCCGAGAGGAAGACGGTCTGGAAGGTGCGCCCGCCCAGGCCGAGGTTCACGTACTCGTAGATGCGGTCGCCCTCGTTGGGCGCGCCTTCAGGGGCGGCGCCCGACTGGGCCAGGGGGAAGTGGTTGGGCTTTTGCACCAGCTTCGCGAGCTCGTCCACCCAGGCCGCGGCCCGCCCCGGGATCAGGTGTTCGGGGATGGGCGGGGCCACCTCGGGCGCGTCCGCTTCGGCGGGCGCCGGATCTCCGTCCGCTCTCGTTTCGGAAACGCCCGTTTCCGTCGCCGTTTCCGTGGCTTCGACGGCGGGGGCGCGGTCGGAGGCGAGCACCGTGCCTGCCGGTTCTTCGGATCCGCCGGGCCAGAGGCCGAAGGCGGCGATCGCCAGGCCGGAGACCACCCCCAACACCGCGGGCGACGACCAGCGCCGCGAAAACAGCGCCATCGAAGCGCTGAGCAGGACGAGAACGAGTCCGATGACGACCAGGTTCATGCAGCCCATTCTACGGCAGGCCCGCCGGGGCATCCGCCCGCGCTAGAGTGCAGGTATGGAACGCTTCGAGGTGCGTACCCGCTCCCGCAACCAGATGGTGAAGATCACCGCCCAGGTCGAGGCGGCCGTGCGCACGCTGGGCCTCGACGAGGGCGCGGTGCTCGTCTACTCGCCCCACACCACCGCGGGGATCGTCGTTCAGGAGGGGGCCGACCCCGACGTGGCCCACGACCTGCTGGCGCGCCTGGCCGAACTGGTCCCGCATCGTCACCCCGCCGACCGCCACGCCGAGGGCAACTCCGACGCCCATCTCAAGACCGCGCTGGTGGGCCACGGGCAGCTGCTGCCGGTGAGCGGAGGCCGGCTGGCGCTGGGCACCTGGCAGCAGGTCTTCCTCGCCGAGTTCGACGGTCCGCGAACGCGGCAGGTGTGGGTGTCGCCTATCGGTTAGGCCGAAAGCCGTTCCGGATTAAGAGCTTTGCGGCGTAGACAAAGGGATTATCGGTGTATCCCATGTCGGCGGTTCGGGCTAGTTTTTCCACCAATCGGCTTGGCCCCCAGAAAAACCAGCCCCTTTGGGCAAAGAACCGTTCGAGAGGTTCCTCGTCGCCTTTTATTTTCCCTACGACCATGCCTGGAACCAGCGATACGGTTCCATTGATTGCCCCCTCGTCGACGAGGTCCGATTTGAGTCGCCGAAACAAGATGCGACGGTACTTCTCGTCCTTGAACAGCCTGTAACCTTCACCTCTGACAAACTCTGCGTCGATGTGTTTAAGCGCGACGCCTGGAGAGTCCAGGTAAGACTTGACTTCGATAACCAGCAAGACGTTTTCGCGGGGGTGGTATGCAAGAACGTCAATTTCCGGCCTTGGGGATGAAGGCCGGCCGATCATACGCTTTTCTTCCTTTGTCAAGTTGACCCGGTGACTGGTACGCGCCCAGAAACCATCGCGTTCCAGCAAGAAGCGAACCAGTTCTTCAAAGTAGTGCATGGGACAACTTTACAGCGTCAGAACGAGTGCGAGCAGCCCCGCGGCTGCGGTGGCCACGGCGTTGTTGACGTCGTTCGTCCACCAGCCCAGGCGTTCTTCCAGCGGACCGGTCAGGGTGTCGAGCACCGCGCCGAAGACGCCGGCGGCGAAGACCGCGCCGCGGTGCTCTCCGCCGAAGGGGAGCGCCACCAGCGCCGCGCCCAGCAGCAGCGCCAGCGTGCCCGGAAGGCTCACCGCGGCGTTGGTGCCGCTCGGCACCCGGCCGCGGCCGGGGCGCCAGGCCCAGGGGGCGCGCCCCCCCAACTCGCTGGCCAGGGTGTCGGCCAGCGCCGCCGCCACCGCCCCGTAGAAGAAGAGGGGACCCAGAAGAACTCCGCCCAGCCCTGCCGGCAGGCCGTTGGCGAGCACCTGCGCGGGCCCGCGGCCGCGGCGGTCGCGCGAGCGCGGGTTGCCCCGGGCGGCCAGGCTCCCGAGGGCCACGAAGAGCAGGAGCGCGGCGGCGGTGCCCAGCCCGCCGGCCCACCAGGCGAGCGCGCCCACGAACATGGCGGCCAGCCCCGCACGCGGCCGCAGCCAGCCCAGGGCCACGGCTAGCCCGCCCAGCACCGCGCCGAGTGCGGGCCCGGCGGCGTAGAAGAGTGCGAGCTTCGGGTCCATCAGCCGCGGCGGACGACGCGCACGTCGGGGATCTCGCGCAGGGCCTGCTTGTAGCGCATGAGTTCTTCCTCGTTCCTGACCTCGAGGCGGATGCGCATACGCGCGACGTGGCCGCTCACCTGGGTGTCGGCCCCCAGCACGCTCTTACCCAGGCCGGCGAAGACGTCCATCACGTCGCGCAGCAGGCCGGGGCGGTCGGAGGCCTCGAGGTGGATCTCGACGACGAAGTGGCCGGTCTTGCCGGTGTCCCAGCTGGCGGCGATGCAGCGCTCGGGTTCGCTGCGCAGCAGCCGCTGCATGTTGGGGCAGTCGGCGCGGTGCACGGTGACGCCGCGGCCGCGGGTCACGTAGCCGAGGATGACGTCGCCGCGCACCGGCTTGCAGCAGCTGGCCAGCTTGATGGGGGCCTGGAGATGGCCTTCGAGCAGGATGCCGCTGGGGCGCGGCGGGGTCTTGGGCGCCGGCTTGGGCTTCTCGCGCAGCTCGTTGGGAACGAGGATGCGGGCGATCTGGTGGGGCGTGACCCGGCTCTGGG
This genomic stretch from Oceanithermus desulfurans harbors:
- the purB gene encoding adenylosuccinate lyase; the protein is MIARYQTPEMAALWSPEHRFRVWAEVERLALEAWEDLGAVPAGVAERLARALPAGDFEPEFSERVAAIEAETHHDVVAFVRALAERSGDAAVRRYLHYGLTSSDVVDTAQNRLLAEALDLILAELEELLAALVDLAVRYKHTPAVGRTHGVHAEPTAFGLRFLSFYAAALRDRERLRRAREAIATAVVSGSVGNYAHTPPEVEAHVAGRLGLVPEPVSTQVAPRDRHAEVLAALAVYGANLERVAVELRHLQRTEVLETTEPFREGQTGSSSMPHKKNPVALENVSGLARLLKSNLQAGLENVALWHERDISHSSVERVILPDSTTLAHYLTRRLTRVLRGLAVHEDRIRKNLELTRGLVYSQRVLNLLIEKGLERDRAYRLVQRNAMRCWEEGRELAELLAADPENPLTPGELAAAFDPAHYLRYVDTIYARFGL
- a CDS encoding DNA recombination protein RmuC → MEPAYTALHLLLTFLLGLALAGALAARRGATWARRERSLVRELERARAELEAERAKNAWIEGAKGELADAFVALSHRNLEQSARSLAERSAELLGRLEDQLGGRLSTHKAELAGLVGPLREHLARLEAQVRALEEKREGAYGRLAEQLRSLAEQQRTLEQATTTLGQALRSSSARGQWGELQLRRVVELAGMAAHVDFDVQVHTPAGRPDLVVRLPGGAVLPVDAKAPLTAYLAALETASDGERAARLNEHARALRARIKELAAKAYWKAFDPAPDLVVVFVPSEAALAAAFEADGRLLDDALAQKVLPAGPVTLVALLKAVAYGWQQQALSENARRIAASGRVLIERLDTLTGALADVGRGLEKSVTAYNRAVGSFQSRLAPALRRFRSDLGEDEGPEPEPLDRALRPPPDQEEPGD
- a CDS encoding CDGSH iron-sulfur domain-containing protein, with translation MKITATQDGPYLVPTGGKARVNGEVLEKAQVALCRCGHSRNKPFCDGSHKAAGFSAPAVEIELELG
- a CDS encoding class I SAM-dependent methyltransferase — its product is MRRLTPEAVRFLSGPAAQAELAALAGEPLDPLATVAALRKRWGEDEAAWLYDQARLRLRARGKFPEAGALLFEAEALEQASAGPVARWRAEQVFGPYERVADLGAGIGGDALALAAAGKRVRAVERDPVRAAILEHNAAALGLADRIEVVTGDWRALALDVDAAFADPARRSGGRRTVRLEAMEPPIRDLERLARRLPALAVKLAPALDKSELPPGAGLGFVSLAGELKEALAGFGELAAPEPWAVALPAGVRLLGPEGPERTGPVGNYLYEPDPAVIRAGLVRRLAAELDAWQLDAQVAYLSADEPRSTPLVRGWRVLEHGPFRQKTAAAWLAAHGAGGVEVKRRRSPVEPAVLEKKLRAALVPGGPTLTLFLTRIAGRSWAVLGRRP
- a CDS encoding secondary thiamine-phosphate synthase enzyme YjbQ, which translates into the protein MERFEVRTRSRNQMVKITAQVEAAVRTLGLDEGAVLVYSPHTTAGIVVQEGADPDVAHDLLARLAELVPHRHPADRHAEGNSDAHLKTALVGHGQLLPVSGGRLALGTWQQVFLAEFDGPRTRQVWVSPIG
- a CDS encoding DUF92 domain-containing protein, with amino-acid sequence MDPKLALFYAAGPALGAVLGGLAVALGWLRPRAGLAAMFVGALAWWAGGLGTAAALLLFVALGSLAARGNPRSRDRRGRGPAQVLANGLPAGLGGVLLGPLFFYGAVAAALADTLASELGGRAPWAWRPGRGRVPSGTNAAVSLPGTLALLLGAALVALPFGGEHRGAVFAAGVFGAVLDTLTGPLEERLGWWTNDVNNAVATAAAGLLALVLTL